In one Melopsittacus undulatus isolate bMelUnd1 chromosome 4, bMelUnd1.mat.Z, whole genome shotgun sequence genomic region, the following are encoded:
- the RTRAF gene encoding RNA transcription, translation and transport factor protein, whose translation MFRRKLSALDYHNPAGFNCRDETEFRNFIVWLEDQKIRHYKIEDRGNLRNIHSDDWPKSFEKYMKDVNCPVKIQERQETVDWLLGLAVRLEYGDNADKYKDSTPDGAKNTDNTAKAAEPLINLDVNNPDFKAGVMALANLLQIQRHDDYLVMLKAIRILVQERLTQDAIAKASQSKEGLPVALEKHILGFDTGDAVLNEAAQILRLLHIEELRELQTKINEAIVAVQAIIADPKTDHRLGKVGR comes from the exons ATGTTCCGTCGCAAGCTCTCTGCGCTCGACTACCACAACCCGGCCGGCTTCAACTGCAGGG ATGAAACAGAATTCAGAAATTTTATTGTCTGGCTGGAAGACCAGAAAATCAGACACTACAAGATTGAAGACCGAGGGAACCTGAGAAACATACACAGCGATGACTGGCCCAAATCATTTGAAAAG TATATGAAAGATGTAAACTGTCCTGTCAAAATACAAGAGCGACAAGAAACAGTGGACTGGCTGCTCGGCTTAGCAGTTAGGCTCGAGTATGGAGATAATG CTGATAAATATAAGGATTCTACCCCAGATGGTGCTAAAAATACTGATAATACAGCCAAAGCTGCAGAACCGCTGATTAACTTGGATG TGAATAATCCTGATTTCAAGGCTGGAGTGATGGCTTTAGCTAATCTCCTTCAAATTCAGCGACATGATGATTACTTGGTAATGCTTAAG GCAATTCGCATTTTGGTTCAAGAGCGCTTGACGCAGGACGCCATAGCGAAGGCCAGTCAGTCCAAGGAG ggtTTGCCTGTTGCTTTAGAGAAACACATTCTTGGTTTTGACACAGGAG ATGCTGTTCTCAATGAAGCTGCCCAGATTCTCCGGCTGCTGCATATAGAGGAGCTCCGAGAGctgcaaacaaaaattaatgaaGCGATTGTAGCAGTTCAGGCGATTATTGCTGATCCCAAGACGGACCACAGACTGGGGAAAGTCGGGAGATGA
- the GNG2 gene encoding guanine nucleotide-binding protein G(I)/G(S)/G(O) subunit gamma-2 produces MASNNTASIAQARKLVEQLKMEANIDRIKVSKAAADLMAYCEAHAKEDPLLTPVPASENPFREKKFFCVIL; encoded by the exons ATGGCTAGCAACAACACTGCTAGCATAGCGCAAGCCCGCAAGCTGGTGGAGCAGCTTAAGATGGAGGCCAACATTGACAGGATAAAG GtgtcaaaagcagcagcagacctGATGGCGTACTGTGAAGCCCACGCCAAGGAGGACCCTCTATTGACCCCTGTCCCAGCCTCAGAAAACCCCTTTAGAGAGAAGAAGTTCTTCTGTGTTATCCTGTAA